One stretch of Gemmatimonadaceae bacterium DNA includes these proteins:
- the glgC gene encoding glucose-1-phosphate adenylyltransferase yields the protein MTPLHRHGTLARTAMAYVLAGGRGSRLYELTDRRAKPAVYFGGKTRIIDFALSNALNSGIRRIGVATQYKAHSLIRHLQRGWDFFRPERNESFDILPASQRVSETQWYEGTADAVFQNIDIIEAYHPEFMVVLAGDHVYKMDYELMLQQHVDQGADVTVGVLEVPRLEASGFGVMHVDASDRIVSFLEKPADPPGIPGNPDMALASMGIYVFNTAYLFELLRRDAADPTSSRDFGKDLIPYVVAHGKAVAHRFSTSCVKAESEVEAYWRDAGTVDAYWEANIDLTSVTPSLDLYDQNWPIWTYSEITPPAKFVHNEDSRRGLALNSLVSGGCIVSGARIHKTLLFTGVKVHSWAYLDGAVVQPYVDIGRSARLRNVVIDRGTRIPAGLVVGEDATLDAKRFRRTDKGRVLITQSMIDNLGK from the coding sequence ATGACGCCCCTGCATCGCCACGGAACGCTGGCGCGCACCGCCATGGCCTATGTACTGGCCGGCGGGCGCGGCTCTCGCCTGTATGAACTCACCGACCGCCGCGCGAAGCCCGCGGTCTATTTTGGCGGTAAAACCCGCATCATCGACTTTGCCCTGTCGAATGCGCTCAACTCCGGAATTCGCCGTATTGGCGTGGCCACCCAGTACAAGGCGCACAGCCTGATCAGGCATTTGCAGCGTGGCTGGGACTTCTTCCGGCCGGAGCGCAACGAAAGCTTCGACATCCTGCCGGCCAGCCAGCGCGTGTCTGAAACGCAGTGGTACGAAGGGACCGCCGACGCGGTGTTCCAGAACATCGATATCATCGAGGCGTACCACCCGGAGTTCATGGTCGTCCTGGCCGGCGACCACGTGTACAAGATGGACTACGAGCTGATGCTGCAGCAGCACGTGGACCAGGGTGCCGACGTGACCGTGGGTGTGCTGGAGGTGCCGCGACTTGAAGCGTCAGGATTTGGTGTGATGCACGTGGACGCGAGCGATCGCATTGTCTCGTTCCTGGAGAAGCCGGCCGACCCGCCGGGTATTCCCGGCAATCCTGACATGGCGCTGGCCAGCATGGGGATTTATGTCTTCAACACCGCGTACCTGTTTGAGCTGCTGCGTCGTGATGCGGCCGACCCCACGTCCAGTCGCGATTTCGGCAAGGACCTCATCCCCTATGTCGTGGCGCACGGCAAGGCGGTGGCGCATCGCTTCAGCACCTCGTGTGTAAAGGCGGAGTCGGAGGTGGAGGCCTACTGGCGTGACGCAGGCACGGTGGACGCCTACTGGGAAGCCAACATCGATCTTACCAGCGTGACGCCGTCGCTCGACCTCTACGATCAGAACTGGCCCATCTGGACGTACAGCGAGATCACGCCGCCGGCCAAGTTCGTGCACAATGAAGACAGTCGACGAGGTCTCGCGCTCAACTCGCTCGTGTCAGGTGGCTGCATCGTGTCGGGCGCGCGTATTCACAAGACGCTGCTGTTCACCGGCGTCAAAGTGCACTCGTGGGCCTATCTGGACGGCGCCGTCGTGCAGCCCTATGTGGACATCGGTCGCTCGGCACGTCTGCGAAACGTGGTGATCGACCGTGGTACGCGCATTCCGGCGGGGCTCGTGGTGGGCGAAGACGCGACGTTGGACGCCAAACGATTCCGACGGACCGACAAGGGCAGGGTGCTGATCACGCAATCGATGATTGACAATCTGGGAAAGTAG
- a CDS encoding cytochrome c biogenesis protein CcdC — translation MIPIPTSMLTGAAATLGGALVMLGWRMRETQRPVTVPLIVIPPLGMSTGFCMFLYPPSRIPLSWALGAFALGALVLAEPLRRSSRLEWRGTDIVLRRSRAFLWILVGLVAARFALRGYIGHLVSPMQTAGVLFVLAFGMISRWRVSMYMEYQRLVRAGPAIAT, via the coding sequence ATGATACCGATTCCCACATCGATGCTCACTGGCGCGGCCGCCACGCTTGGCGGTGCCCTGGTGATGCTCGGCTGGCGAATGCGCGAGACGCAGCGGCCGGTGACGGTACCCCTCATCGTGATTCCGCCGCTGGGGATGAGCACCGGTTTCTGCATGTTTCTCTATCCGCCGTCGAGGATTCCGCTCAGCTGGGCGTTGGGTGCATTCGCGCTGGGCGCCCTGGTGCTGGCCGAGCCGTTGCGGCGATCATCGCGACTGGAGTGGCGTGGCACTGACATTGTCCTCAGGCGCTCACGCGCATTTCTGTGGATCCTGGTGGGGCTCGTGGCCGCGCGCTTCGCACTGCGCGGATACATCGGCCATCTCGTGTCACCGATGCAGACGGCCGGTGTGCTGTTTGTGCTGGCGTTCGGGATGATTTCCCGGTGGCGAGTCAGCATGTACATGGAGTATCAGCGGCTGGTACGCGCGGGTCCTGCCATCGCCACCTGA
- a CDS encoding S9 family peptidase, translating into MRASARDSTVVIPYGLSASFSADSRWLAYLVGVAPKERDRLLKDKKPVRNAFALRNLTTGETITIPDVSAFTFNPSGGFVSVTKYAAEGKKTNDVLVLDLAKGTRLLFSNVVEQQWSDAKPLFAFTVLVDGGAGNGVQLYDGASGSVRVLESAPNVYRALSWRPKSDDLAVLRSNVQKEFADTAHVILVWSGAGSAASTPRTLDAATATTFPTSVRIADYRRPTWSRDGRTLYFGVRQREPVADAPKKSDEKVSDVEIWHTNDVHVIPDQRSSEQRDLRATMLAAWRMQDGTVVQLGSDPNEATAVLEGDALATEVDRKPYPFGQKFGRRDQDLWTVDIASGSRKKLLTKVRELFPADPTGKRVPWFDGRDYWVVDVSSGARTNLTATLRASKGVDFVDRADDHPSDVLPSIGSPTWTRDGATMLVNSAYDVWALALDGSGGRRLTDGAREQLEHRVVSFVGFGASAADRAVDLAKPVYLALYGTRSKKSGYARLMPNGDVQRLALADASIASLSKADSTDRYAFVRQSFEESPNAYVAGADLATPQRWSETNAFQKEYAWGKAELMNFTSTIGKPLQAILYYPANYDAKKKYPMIVYTYELLSQGLHRYIVPRENDYYNANVFTQNGYFVLMPDIVFRPREPGIAVLHSVEAAVKSVIARGLVDPANIGHCGHSQGGYEAYYLATHSTLFKTAVAGAGITDMWSFAGQMHWSNVPEFDHWETGQFRMQVAPWEDPQAMIRNSPLNRVQVMAAKSILMEIGGEDPTVDMRQGVEFYNYARRAGKDAVMLLYPGEGHGLGKRENAIDYERRILQWFAHYLKGETSAKWITDGQTWLQRKALLDANK; encoded by the coding sequence GTGCGCGCCAGCGCGCGCGATTCCACGGTGGTCATTCCGTACGGGTTGAGCGCCTCCTTTTCGGCCGACTCCAGGTGGCTCGCGTATCTGGTTGGTGTGGCGCCGAAAGAGCGGGACCGATTGCTGAAGGACAAGAAGCCGGTGCGCAACGCCTTCGCGCTTCGCAACCTCACCACCGGTGAGACCATCACCATTCCCGACGTCAGCGCGTTCACCTTCAATCCGTCTGGCGGGTTTGTGTCGGTTACGAAGTACGCCGCCGAGGGGAAGAAGACCAACGACGTGCTGGTGCTGGATCTGGCAAAGGGTACGCGGTTGTTGTTCAGCAACGTGGTGGAGCAGCAGTGGAGCGACGCAAAGCCGTTGTTCGCGTTCACAGTGTTGGTGGACGGTGGGGCCGGAAACGGCGTGCAACTGTATGACGGCGCATCGGGTTCCGTTCGCGTGCTGGAGTCCGCGCCCAACGTGTACCGCGCGCTCTCGTGGCGGCCCAAGTCGGACGACCTGGCCGTGTTGCGCTCCAATGTGCAGAAGGAATTCGCCGATACCGCGCATGTGATTCTCGTCTGGAGCGGAGCGGGCTCGGCGGCGTCGACGCCACGCACGCTGGATGCGGCCACGGCGACGACATTTCCGACGAGCGTGCGCATTGCCGACTATCGGCGTCCGACGTGGTCGCGTGACGGACGCACGCTGTACTTCGGCGTGCGGCAACGTGAACCCGTGGCTGATGCGCCGAAGAAGAGTGACGAAAAGGTGTCCGACGTGGAGATCTGGCACACCAACGATGTGCACGTGATCCCCGATCAGCGGAGCTCCGAACAACGCGATCTGCGCGCCACCATGCTTGCCGCGTGGCGGATGCAGGATGGCACGGTGGTGCAATTGGGCAGCGATCCCAATGAGGCGACAGCCGTGCTGGAGGGCGACGCCCTCGCCACGGAAGTCGATCGCAAACCCTATCCGTTTGGCCAGAAGTTTGGTCGGCGCGATCAGGACCTGTGGACGGTGGACATTGCCAGCGGTAGTCGCAAGAAGTTGCTGACGAAAGTGCGCGAGCTGTTCCCGGCCGATCCCACGGGCAAGCGCGTGCCGTGGTTTGATGGTCGTGACTACTGGGTGGTGGATGTGTCCAGTGGTGCACGCACGAACCTGACCGCGACATTGCGGGCATCCAAGGGTGTCGACTTTGTCGATCGCGCCGACGACCATCCCAGCGATGTCTTGCCGTCCATCGGATCGCCAACGTGGACCAGGGACGGGGCCACGATGCTGGTGAACTCTGCGTACGACGTGTGGGCGCTGGCGCTTGACGGCTCCGGTGGCCGTAGACTCACCGATGGCGCGCGCGAGCAGTTGGAGCATCGCGTGGTGTCGTTCGTCGGATTTGGCGCATCGGCGGCCGATCGCGCGGTGGATCTCGCCAAGCCCGTGTATCTCGCGCTGTACGGCACGCGCAGCAAGAAGAGCGGATACGCACGCCTGATGCCCAATGGCGACGTGCAACGACTGGCGCTGGCCGATGCATCGATTGCGAGTTTGTCCAAGGCCGACAGCACCGATCGCTATGCCTTCGTTCGACAGTCGTTTGAGGAGTCGCCCAACGCGTATGTTGCTGGCGCCGACCTGGCCACTCCACAGCGTTGGTCGGAGACGAATGCCTTCCAGAAGGAGTATGCCTGGGGGAAGGCCGAGCTGATGAATTTCACCAGCACCATCGGGAAACCGTTGCAGGCCATTCTGTACTACCCGGCCAACTACGATGCGAAGAAGAAGTACCCAATGATCGTGTATACGTACGAGTTACTCTCGCAGGGGCTGCACCGGTATATCGTGCCGCGCGAGAACGACTACTACAATGCCAACGTGTTCACGCAGAACGGGTACTTCGTGCTTATGCCGGACATTGTCTTCCGTCCGCGCGAACCTGGCATTGCCGTGCTGCACTCGGTGGAGGCGGCCGTGAAGTCGGTCATTGCTCGCGGGTTGGTGGACCCGGCCAACATCGGCCATTGCGGTCACTCGCAGGGCGGTTATGAGGCCTACTATCTGGCCACGCACAGCACGCTGTTCAAGACGGCCGTGGCTGGTGCGGGCATTACCGACATGTGGAGCTTTGCGGGACAGATGCACTGGAGCAACGTCCCCGAGTTTGATCACTGGGAGACAGGGCAGTTCCGCATGCAGGTGGCCCCGTGGGAAGATCCCCAGGCGATGATTCGCAATTCGCCGCTCAACCGCGTGCAGGTGATGGCGGCCAAGAGCATCCTCATGGAGATTGGCGGCGAAGATCCCACGGTGGACATGCGGCAGGGTGTGGAGTTCTACAACTACGCGCGTCGCGCCGGCAAGGATGCCGTCATGCTGCTGTACCCCGGCGAAGGCCACGGCCTGGGCAAACGCGAGAATGCCATCGACTATGAGCGACGCATTCTGCAGTGGTTTGCCCACTACCTGAAGGGCGAGACGTCGGCCAAGTGGATCACGGACGGTCAGACCTGGCTGCAACGCAAAGCCCTGCTGGACGCGAACAAGTAG
- a CDS encoding alpha/beta fold hydrolase encodes MPIMPAPRKIKLTSQLTLSYVDVGDPRARDVLVLIPGLSDSWRSYERVLPLLPASIRTIAISPRGHGDSDKPQTNYAVHDYAKDLGLLVDALALPKVVVAGHSSASLVARRFALDHAERVAGVILEGSFVRLGDHAASVGAAFAALKDPVARDFVRDFVGETFARPISSLPERNDRREPQGASAGVA; translated from the coding sequence ATGCCGATCATGCCCGCTCCCAGAAAGATCAAACTTACGTCGCAGCTCACGCTGTCCTACGTCGACGTTGGGGACCCTCGGGCGAGGGACGTTCTGGTTCTCATCCCCGGTCTCAGCGACTCGTGGCGGAGTTACGAGCGCGTTCTTCCACTCCTGCCTGCATCGATCCGGACCATTGCCATTTCGCCGCGGGGCCACGGGGATTCGGACAAGCCGCAAACGAACTACGCTGTCCACGACTACGCGAAGGATCTGGGGCTGCTTGTCGACGCTCTCGCGCTTCCCAAGGTGGTCGTTGCAGGCCACTCCTCAGCCTCCCTCGTCGCGCGGCGATTCGCGCTCGATCACGCGGAACGAGTCGCCGGGGTGATCCTTGAGGGCTCGTTCGTCAGGCTCGGCGATCACGCGGCCTCTGTGGGAGCGGCGTTTGCTGCACTGAAGGATCCGGTCGCGCGCGACTTCGTACGCGACTTCGTTGGTGAAACGTTCGCGCGCCCCATCTCAAGCCTACCTGAACGCAATGATCGAAGAGAGCCTCAAGGTGCCAGCGCGGGTGTGGCGTGA
- a CDS encoding alpha/beta hydrolase, whose translation MIEESLKVPARVWRETFASLLESNDSAELAALRMPTLLVWGDRDTIIDREATEFLARSIPSSSLLVFEGVGHTPHWEDPERFSRGVVAFVEQCVHD comes from the coding sequence ATGATCGAAGAGAGCCTCAAGGTGCCAGCGCGGGTGTGGCGTGAGACGTTCGCGTCGCTGCTGGAGTCCAACGACTCGGCCGAGCTCGCGGCGCTTCGCATGCCGACGCTGCTCGTGTGGGGCGACAGGGACACGATCATCGACCGGGAGGCTACCGAGTTCCTTGCTCGCTCGATCCCGTCGTCCAGCCTCCTGGTGTTTGAGGGCGTCGGACACACACCGCACTGGGAGGATCCGGAGCGGTTCTCGCGAGGCGTCGTCGCCTTCGTGGAACAGTGCGTCCACGACTAA